The bacterium nucleotide sequence GACTCCGACGACGCCGACCGCAACCACACCGAAGAGCCAGAGGAGCTTGACGGGACGCTTCATACTCCCTCCTTCTTCCAATTAGGAGAATGGTAGCCCCCGCCGAAAAGCGAGGAAAGGCAAATCGTCTTAAGTCCCGAGCCGAGCCGCGATGCGGGCCCGGACTTCGTCGCTCAGCCGGCGGGCGGCGGCATCGAGATCGCCGTTTTTGAAGGGAGCCACCGCGACCGGATCGAGGACTTCGAGGCGCATCCGTGATTTTCCGCTCAGCAGCCGCGAGTGCTTGGGAATGGCGTAGAGCGAGTCCCGGATGACGATGGGCAGGATGTCAAAGCCGCTCTCCATCGCCAAACGGAAGGCGCCGGGCTTGAAGTCCCGCAGCTGACCGTCCTGCGAACGGGTCCCCTCGGGAAAGAAGAAGACCGAGGAGCCTTGCTCCAGCCAACCGCGGCAGTCGCGAAGGCAGCGCTCGCGGCTTTCGGGATTGCCCCGGTCGATGGCGACATAGCCGTTGAGCGACATGTTCCAGCCCAGCAAGGGGACCTTGAACAGCTCCTTCTTGGCGACCCACTTGAAATGCAGGAAGGTGTTGAAGACGCAGATGATGTCGGCCATCGACTGATGGTTGGCGACGATGACATAGGCCCGCTTCTTGTCGGCCCGCTCCAGCCCGGACTTTTCCAAGCTCCAAAAGGGATTCACCCAGAGATAGAGGCTGGACCAGAGACAGGTGTACTTTTGCAAGAAGCGCAGATTGGGGTCGAAGGGCTTGGTGACGAGCCGGATCAAAGCCGCGCCGATCACCAATACCATCGACGAAAGGACGAAGAAGGCCCAAAAGAGGCCGTTGATCGCCACCAGGTAGATTTTCCGAAGCATGCTAACACCCCGATAAACCCCCCTTTGAAAAAGGGGGGTTGGGGGGATTTAAAGCGCTGGCAATATTACCGATTGGTTTTTTTTGCCATGTCCGTCAAATCCCCCCTGCCCCCCTTTTTCAAAGGGGGGTTTAGAATTAGAAGTGTCGATACCCCCGCCAAACCACCGCGATCTTCTTCCCCGACCGATGCCAGGCCAGCTTTTGGCTTTTCTTGGCTTTCCCGATCCGGGTCACCTTCAATCGATAACGCCGGCAGTATTCTTGAAATCGCCTTTCGGCTCCGCGGCGCACCGTGAAGAGAAGCTCATAATCCTCCCCGCCGGCCAAGAGCAATCGTTCTTCTTCGAACTTCAAATTTTGGCAAAGCCGGGTGAAGGCCCGCGACTTCGGCAACAAATCGATATCGACCTCGAAACCGACACCGGAAGCGCGAGCGAGGTGAACCAAATCGCCGGCCAAGCCATCGCTGAGATCCAGCGCCGCGCTCACCATCCCGCTGCGGGCCAATTTTTCGCCCCATTCCAAGCGCGGCCCGGGCCGGGCATGGCGCCGGCGGAAGGGCTGGGCCGCCCCTCCGATCCCTTTTTGAATCGCCATCCAACCGAGGGCGGCGGTGCCGAGCTCGCCGCTGACCCAAAGCGTGTCACCCGGCCGGGCTCCGCTTCGCAACAAGGGTTTTTGGCGGCTTTCGCCCAGGACCGCCACGGCGATCGTGGCGCCGGCCGGCGAGGCGTTGGTGTCGCCGCCGACGATCGGGCAGCGATAGCGCCGGGAAGCCTCGGCCAGCCCGCGATAAAAGGCATCGAGCTCAGCGACTTTGGCTTTCTTCGGCAGGGCCAGACCGACCACGGCGCCCAAGGGCCTTCCGCCCATCGCGGCGAGGTCGCTCAAATTCACCGCCAAGCTCTTCCAACCCAAGTCCCGCCATTCGGCCGGCGAGCCCCGGCGGAAATGAACGCCTTCGACCAGCAAATCTTCGGTGAATAGTTGGTAATGGCGGGGAGAGAGCTGGAGGACCGCGGCGTCGTCGCCGATGCCGACTTTCCAACCGGAGCTCGGTGGAAGCCGCCGGCGAACGCGCTCGATGAGACCGAATTCGCCGAGGGAATGAAGAGTGGGCATCCAGCTAGTCATCCTGAGGAGCATAGCGACGAAGGATCTATGACCACCTTGGTGGGTATGAGATCCTTCGCTGGCGCTCAGGATGACACCCGATTATTTAAGTTCTTTGATCTGTCCGCCCTCGACCGTCAGCAAATACGGCTCAACCTGGGCCTCGCGGTCCGGCAGAAAGGACCGCAAGCCGGTCACCCCGCGGAAGCCGCGCATGCCGCTGACCGCCTGGCGGACTTCGTCGCCGGAGCCGCCCTTTCGCCCGTGCAAGGCGTGGCCCAGGAAACGGATCGCGTCATAGCCCATCGCCTCGAGGGTCGAAGGCGTCCCGCCGTAGGCTCCCTGGAACTCTTGGACGAATTCCCGGACCGCCGGCGCGTCCGAATCCTTGAAGTAGATGTCGAGAAAGATCGATTGGTCGAGCAGGCCGCCGGATTTCGCCGCCAGGCTGGGGTCGTTCCAGGCATTGGTGCCGAGCAGCAGAATGTTCTCGATGCCGGCCGGCCGCAAAGCCGGAGCGATCTTTAAGACCGAAGCATAGGAATCGGGAATGAACAGCGAGTCGAAGCCCAGCGGATTGCTCGCCGAAATCTGAGACACGCTGAACTTGAGCTGCCGGAGCTGGTTGGCCGCATCGCCGGCCGAAGCGTAGCCCTGGGAGGCGGTGACGGTGGCGCCTTGGGCCGGCGCCATGTCCTTCATCGTCGACATCATCACCTTGCCGTAGTTCGAGTTCGGATAGAGGACGGCGATGTTCTTTTTCTGCCGTTTCTTCACCGCCTCGCCCAGCAAAGCTCGGACCTGCTCGCCCGGGGTCAGGCTGAAGCGAAAGATTTTGTCGCCGATGGCCGGAATGCCTTCCTTTTGGGCCAAGCTGATCATCACGACGCCCAGCTCCTGGGCTCGCCGGGCCGCGGCTTGGGCCGAGGCCGAGGAGAGCGGCCCGATGATCGCCGCCACCTTTTCGTCGCGAACCAAGGACTCCACCGCCTGAACCGCCAAGTTGGGATCGCCTTGATCGTCGCGGCTGACGATCTCGAGGTTGTTCACCCCGCTGCAGGGAGCCTTGAGGCTGGCCGCGCACTCCATGCCCTTGAGGGTGCTGGCGCCATAGACTTCATACTTTCCGGTGAGCGGGAGGATCACGCCGACCTTGAAGGTCTTGCCGCTGGGCTTGCCTTCCTTGCCCGGCTTGTAACCGAGCTTGGCCAGGGTCGGAGCGGCTTCCTTGGCCAGGGGATGGCCGGGATACTTGTCTTGGAGCCGGCCCAGGTATTTCTTGGCGTTCTTGCTGTCGCCGGCCTGGTTGTAAGCCATGCCCAGCTTGTAAGCGACATAGGGCTCGCTGGCCTTGGCCTTGTAATCCTTGAAGCGGGGATCGATCTGATCGATCGTGGCCGGCCGCCGGGCCCAGGCTTCGAGATCTTGGGTGACCGCCGGCCGCATCGGCGCTTCGCCGCCGTACTTTTGCTGGACCGTCGCGTCGCTCATCCCCTGATAGGTGTCGAGCAGCACCGCATCGTAGAAGCCGCGCCGCTCGGCCGAGCCGCCGGTCTTTTCCAGGGCGGCCAAGCCGAGGCCGCCGAGCTTGATCCGGTCGTTCTCGCCCAGGGCATGGGGCTGGGTCTTGTCGAAGTAAGCCAGGCTGCGGTCGAATTGATTGAGTCGAAATTGGGAGATACCGGCCTTGACCCGGGCCCGCGAAGCCACGTCGGGATCGGGCGTCTTGCCGATCAGCCGGTCGAAGGTCACGGTGGCGCCGTTGTAGTCCTTGCGCAGCATCTGGATCTGGCCGATCCGATAAAGGCTGGTGTCGGTCAGCTCGTTGTAGGGATATTTATCGACGTAGGCCTGATAGCCGCTCTCGGCTTGGGGATAGCGCTGGGCCTTGAATTCGTCCTCGGCCCGGGCAAAATCGGCGCGCGCCTCGGCGCTCACCGGGTTGGGATAGACCACCTTGGTCGGGCTGACCCCGCCCTTGATGCAAGCCGTGGTTGCCAGGAGGAGAAGGAGGACGAGGACCTTTCGCATTCTTTTCACCAAAACCATTTCTTGATCTTTTGCCAGAAACCCCGGGGCGTCACCGCGATGCCGCCCTGAATGCGGCGCAGGAGGTGGCGATCTCTTTCGCTGAGCGCGACCGGAGTCTTGACCTTTATTTTGACAAATTGATCGCCGCCTAATCCCATGCCTTTGAGGCGGAAGACCTGGCCGGACTGGGTGCCCGGCGGCAAGTGGAGCGTCGTGAAGCCGTCGAGAGTGGGGACTTTGACGTCGCCGCCCAGAGCGGCCTCGCTCATTTCGACGCTGGTCTCGCACATGATATCCTTGCCGTCAAAGGAAAAGCTGGGATGCCTCGCCAGCTTGAACACGGCCAAAGCGTCGCCGCGCCGGCCGGGAGCGGTTTCATGGCCTTCGTTGGGGAGAACCACGCTCTGGCCATCCTGCGAATGGGGCGGAACCGCAACTTTCAATTTGACCGCGCGGCGCTTGAAGCCGCGGGCCTTGCAGGCGACGCAGCCGCGCGAGCTCAAGAAGCCGCGGCCGTTGCATTTGGGGCACTCGCGGCGCTTGGTCCCGTCCTCGGGTCCGCCGACTTGGCCGGCGCCGAAGCA carries:
- a CDS encoding lysophospholipid acyltransferase family protein, yielding MLRKIYLVAINGLFWAFFVLSSMVLVIGAALIRLVTKPFDPNLRFLQKYTCLWSSLYLWVNPFWSLEKSGLERADKKRAYVIVANHQSMADIICVFNTFLHFKWVAKKELFKVPLLGWNMSLNGYVAIDRGNPESRERCLRDCRGWLEQGSSVFFFPEGTRSQDGQLRDFKPGAFRLAMESGFDILPIVIRDSLYAIPKHSRLLSGKSRMRLEVLDPVAVAPFKNGDLDAAARRLSDEVRARIAARLGT
- the thiL gene encoding thiamine-phosphate kinase produces the protein MPTLHSLGEFGLIERVRRRLPPSSGWKVGIGDDAAVLQLSPRHYQLFTEDLLVEGVHFRRGSPAEWRDLGWKSLAVNLSDLAAMGGRPLGAVVGLALPKKAKVAELDAFYRGLAEASRRYRCPIVGGDTNASPAGATIAVAVLGESRQKPLLRSGARPGDTLWVSGELGTAALGWMAIQKGIGGAAQPFRRRHARPGPRLEWGEKLARSGMVSAALDLSDGLAGDLVHLARASGVGFEVDIDLLPKSRAFTRLCQNLKFEEERLLLAGGEDYELLFTVRRGAERRFQEYCRRYRLKVTRIGKAKKSQKLAWHRSGKKIAVVWRGYRHF
- a CDS encoding penicillin-binding protein activator; translated protein: MRKVLVLLLLLATTACIKGGVSPTKVVYPNPVSAEARADFARAEDEFKAQRYPQAESGYQAYVDKYPYNELTDTSLYRIGQIQMLRKDYNGATVTFDRLIGKTPDPDVASRARVKAGISQFRLNQFDRSLAYFDKTQPHALGENDRIKLGGLGLAALEKTGGSAERRGFYDAVLLDTYQGMSDATVQQKYGGEAPMRPAVTQDLEAWARRPATIDQIDPRFKDYKAKASEPYVAYKLGMAYNQAGDSKNAKKYLGRLQDKYPGHPLAKEAAPTLAKLGYKPGKEGKPSGKTFKVGVILPLTGKYEVYGASTLKGMECAASLKAPCSGVNNLEIVSRDDQGDPNLAVQAVESLVRDEKVAAIIGPLSSASAQAAARRAQELGVVMISLAQKEGIPAIGDKIFRFSLTPGEQVRALLGEAVKKRQKKNIAVLYPNSNYGKVMMSTMKDMAPAQGATVTASQGYASAGDAANQLRQLKFSVSQISASNPLGFDSLFIPDSYASVLKIAPALRPAGIENILLLGTNAWNDPSLAAKSGGLLDQSIFLDIYFKDSDAPAVREFVQEFQGAYGGTPSTLEAMGYDAIRFLGHALHGRKGGSGDEVRQAVSGMRGFRGVTGLRSFLPDREAQVEPYLLTVEGGQIKELK
- a CDS encoding J domain-containing protein, which encodes MKNYHAVLGVRPEATPAEVKKAFKELAFQYHPDRNPHNPVAEERFKELVEAYSYLTGNMEALRALQGPSAAARMTGDYAQDILKTLFDIDHPFSLHDRPALQVEILLTLEEAFRGTTKAVEVERQEVCAECKGSGVDHGAKIFTCTYCFGAGQVGGPEDGTKRRECPKCNGRGFLSSRGCVACKARGFKRRAVKLKVAVPPHSQDGQSVVLPNEGHETAPGRRGDALAVFKLARHPSFSFDGKDIMCETSVEMSEAALGGDVKVPTLDGFTTLHLPPGTQSGQVFRLKGMGLGGDQFVKIKVKTPVALSERDRHLLRRIQGGIAVTPRGFWQKIKKWFW